In Crassostrea angulata isolate pt1a10 chromosome 4, ASM2561291v2, whole genome shotgun sequence, one genomic interval encodes:
- the LOC128180609 gene encoding uncharacterized protein LOC128180609, producing MALLLWMIWIYVLFKTFDFGNTQIIYEELGEKKFALEKLTPGNHVIMVLNERISKLENELQIVKETHSRQELLGIELLKDGSQNSTMQIENLETKLNTTFNKAKTMINESFQKLLEKEKNSTMENKKILQESVDKSEMKLSEMVKNLSISVSKLENEIKDQVKRTEHDVFSHRNDFNGKLENITTSIQTTNERLQLYGVNNNSTIFLLEQNIQNLRKEQLILVEDVASVNKKISMLKSNVFNNSAVLQHQFSELTSNMSSLTDEIKNNISSAMEIEVSLIKVWFINATNDLNNQMQLELNKSESNIDQTVQNISISMTTLENEITGKLNNVRQDLFSYKNDLQGKLKNITTSIHNTNVRLELGELSNNSTISLLEQNLQNLQKEQLTLVDDVASANKEISMLISNLTKTSNVLQQQFSDYTLKTSSLTEKIKKEQHDMFGFVANNISSTMENEVSLIKASLTNATNTMKNLIQLELNKSESKIDLTVQNISISMTTLENEVTGNLNNVRQDLFSYKNDLQGKLKNITTSIHNTNERLELGELNNNSTISLLEQNLQNLHKEQLTLVDDVDSANKEISMLISNLTKTSNVLQNQFLNFTLKTSSLTEEIKKEQHDMFGFVANNISSTMENDVSLIKASLTNATNTMNNLIQLELNKSESKIDLTVQNISISMTTLENEITGKLNNVRQDLFSYKNDLQGKLKNITILIYNTNERLELSELNNNSTISLLEQNLQNLHKEQLTLVDDVDSANKEISMLISNLTKTSNVLQNQFSEFTSNMSSLTEEIKKEQHDTFGSVANNISSAVENEVSLIKASLTNATNTMNNLIQLELNKSDSKIDLTVQNISILLTMLEKEITGKLKNIRQDVSSYKNDLQGTLENITTSIQTTIERLELDVVNNNFTISLLKHNVQNLLKEQLTLVDDVDSANKEISMLKTNLTETSNVLQQQSSELTSNMSSWTKEIKKEQHDMFGFVTNNISSAMNNELSMMTVLLTNATNTMNNLIQLELHKSDSKINLTVQNISNFLSGLELELKSNIENVRQEVMTNKNDYQEKCEKMVNDSALINLQLVMELDDKCSISVENVTKTLLKTNERLNSEERKYNLTLISFEDKLNVFLNDKVTLAENIDKTKQEMSMLENKAFEKSEANKIQILELTSNISAFAKEMKKEQNDFYSLMTNNMSKEIANELSSILISLTTMTRRIDDQDRLIVQNMSAIGDFITQKCETQMQAIAFNTSSKITDIENILLTRLEKQGFQNNETIKGMKHLNDFSEEINSKLNETSYQLINVYGDFRQIRQRMDSMENNQKQLEIYTNSSLAHIQSIEANISIFKESAFKTISSKVDDAAVNARQLTSRLNQVTGSISTLQSKATRFEQFHSSQNTRLSNIESRLSSASSSLTNIKNDLKKRYSGVIRLTNGGRTYGRVEVYHNGAWGTVCDDGWDTSDAQVACRMMGLSGGTARGSAYYGQGTGTIWLDDLGCTGYEPSLFACRHLTIGSHNCNHGEDAGVSCSN from the exons ATGGCATTGCTGCTGTGGATGATTTGGATTTATGTTCTGTTTAAAACCTTTGATTTTGGTAATACACAGATCATATATGAAGAATTGGGCGAGAAAAAATTTGCGCTGGAAAAACTTACTCCCGGCAATCATGTAATAATGGTTTTAAATGAACGTATTTCTAAATTGGAGAATGAATTACAAATTGTGAAAGAAACACACTCTCGGCAAGAACTACTTGGAATCGAGCTTTTAAAGGATGGAAGTCAAAATTCAACGATGCAGATTGAAAatcttgaaacaaaattaaatacgACCTTTAATAAAGCAAAGACAATGATTAATGAATCGTTTCAGAAACTCctcgaaaaagaaaaaaattctacgatggaaaataaaaaaatattgcaggaATCAGTAGATAAATCTGAAATGAAATTATCTGAGATGGTGAAAAATCTATCAATATCCGTGTCAAAGctggaaaatgaaataaaagaccAGGTAAAAAGAACTGAACACGACGTTTTCTCACATAGAAACGATTTCAATGGAAAATTGGAAAATATAACAACTTCAATACAAACTACCAATGAACGACTACAACTTTATGGAGTGAATAACAATTCGACTATCTTCCTCTTGGAACAAAACATACAGAATTTGCGTAAAGAACAATTAATATTAGTGGAAGACGTAGCTTCGGTGAATAAAAAGATatcaatgttgaaaagtaatgtttttaacaaCTCAGCCGTTTTACAGCATCAGTTTTCCGAATTGACTTCAAATATGTCTTCCTTAACAGACgaaatcaaaaataatatttcaagcGCAATGGAAATCGAAGTCTCGTTAATAAAGGTATGGTTCATCAATGcaacaaatgatttgaataatcAGATGCAACTTGAGTTAAACAAATCAGAATCCAATATAGATCAAACAGTTCAAAATATATCGATTTCAATGACAACGCTAGAAAACGAGATAACAGGCAAGTTAAATAATGTTAGACAAGACCTTTTCTCATATAAAAACGATTTGCagggaaagttaaaaaatataacaacttCGATACATAATACGAATGTACGACTAGAGCTGGGTGAATTGAGTAACAATTCTACTATCTCCCTTCTGGAACAAAACCTACAGAATTTGCAGAAAGAACAATTAACATTAGTAGATGACGTAGCTTCGGCGAATAAAGAGATATCAATGTTAATAAGTAATCTTACTAAAACCTCAAACGTTTTACAGCAACAGTTTTCAGATTATACTTTAAAAACGTCTTCCTTGacagagaaaattaaaaaagagcAGCATGATATGTTTGGGTTCGTGGCAAATAACATTTCAAGCACAATGGAAAACGAAGTCTCGTTGATAAAGGCATCATTAACTAATGCGACAAACACAATGAAAAACCTTATTCAACTTGAGTTAAACAAATCAGAATCAAAAATAGATCTGACGGTTCAAAATATATCGATTTCCATGACAACGCTAGAAAACGAGGTAACAGGCAATTTAAATAATGTTCGACAAGatcttttttcatataaaaacgATTTGCagggaaagttaaaaaatataacaacttCGATACATAATACGAATGAACGACTAGAGTTGGGTGAATTGAATAACAATTCTACTATCTCCCTTCTGGAACAAAACCTACAGAATTTGCATAAAGAACAATTAACATTAGTAGATGACGTGGACTCGGCGAATAAAGAGATATCAATGTTAATAAGTAATCTTACTAAAACCTCAAACGTTTTACAGaatcagtttttaaatttcactttaaaaaCGTCTTCCTTGACAGAGGAAATCAAAAAAGAACAGCATGATATGTTTGGGTTCGTGGCAAATAACATTTCAAGCACAATGGAAAACGATGTCTCGTTGATAAAGGCATCGTTAACTAATGCGACAAACACAATGAATAACCTTATTCAACTTGAGTTAAACAAATCAGAATCAAAAATAGATCTGACGGTTCAAAATATATCGATTTCCATGACAACGCTAGAAAACGAGATAACAGGCAAGCTAAATAATGTTCGACAAGACCTTTTCTCATATAAAAACGATTTGCagggaaagttaaaaaatataacaattttgatatataatacGAATGAACGACTAGAGCTGAGTGAATTGAATAACAATTCTACCATCTCCCTTCTGGAACAAAACCTACAGAATTTGCATAAAGAACAATTAACATTAGTAGATGACGTGGACTCGGCAAATAAAGAGATATCAATGTTAATAAGTAATCTTACTAAAACCTCAAACGTTTTACAGAATCAGTTTTCAGAATTCACATCAAATATGTCTTCCTtgacagaggaaattaaaaaagaGCAGCATGATACGTTTGGGTCTGTGGCAAATAACATTTCAAGCGCAGTGGAAAACGAAGTCTCGTTGATAAAGGCATCGTTAACTAATGCAACAAACACAATGAATAACCTTATTCAACTTGAGTTAAACAAATCGGATTCAAAAATAGACTTAACGGTTCAAAATATATCGATTTTATTGACAATGCTAGAAAAGGAGATAACAGgcaagttaaaaaatattcgtCAAGACGTTtcctcatataaaaatgatttgcaAGGAACGTTAGAAAATATAACAACTTCGATACAAACTACGATTGAACGACTAGAACTTGATGTAGTGAATAACAATTTTACTATTTCCCTTCTGAAACACAACGTACAGAATTTACTAAAAGAACAATTAACATTAGTAGATGACGTGGACTCGGCAAATAAAGAGATATCAATGTTAAAAACTAATCTTACTGAAACCTCAAACGTTTTACAGCAACAGTCTTCCGAATTGACTTCAAATATGTCTTCCTGgacaaaggaaataaaaaaagagcAGCATGATATGTTTGGGTTTGTGACAAATAACATTTCAAGCGCAATGAACAACGAACTCTCGATGATGACGGTCTTGTTAACTAATGCGACAAACACAATGAATAACCTTATTCAACTTGAGTTACACAAATCggattcaaaaataaatctgacGGTTCAAAATATATCCAACTTCTTGTCGGGGTTAGAACTTGAATTAAAGagcaatattgaaaatgttcGACAAGAAGTTATGACAAACAAAAATGATTATCAGGAAAAATGTGAGAAAATGGTTAACGATTCTGCCTTGATCAACCTGCAACTTGTTATGGAACTAGATGACAAATGTTCAATATCTGtagaaaatgttacaaaaacTCTACTTAAAACCAACGAACGATTGAATTCGGAAGAACGGAAGTACAACTTGACGTTAATTTCATTTGAGGATAAATTAAACGTTTTTCTAAATGACAAAGTAACATTAGcagaaaatattgataaaacaaagCAGGAAATGTCAATGTTGGAAAATAAAGCGTTTGAAAAGTCTGAAGCAAATAAAATTCAGATTTTAGAACTAACTTCGAACATTTCAGCTTTtgcaaaagaaatgaaaaaggaGCAAAACGATTTTTACAGTCTAATGACGAATAACATGTCTAAAGAAATTGCAAACGAACTTTCGTCTATACTGATCTCCTTAACTACAATGACAAGAAGGATTGATGATCAAGACCGACTTATTGTTCAAAACATGTCTGCAATAGGAGATTTTATTACACAAAAATGTGAAACACAAATGCAGGCGATTGCTTTTAATACGTCATCAAAAATCACAGATATTGAGAATATTTTGCTTACTCGCCTTGAGAAACAAGGATTCCAAAATAACGAAACGATAAAAGGTATGAAACACCTGAACGATTTTAGTGAGGAAATTAATTCGAAGTTGAATGAAACTAGTTATCAACTTATAAATGTTTACGGCGACTTCCGACAAATTCGCCAGCGGATGGATTCCATGGAGAATAATCAAAAACAGCTGGAAATATATACCAATTCCTCCCTTGCACACATTCAAAGTATTGAAGCCAATATTTCTATATTCAAAGAATCTGCGTTCAAAACAATTTCATCTAAGGTTGATGATGCCGCTGTAAATGCTAGACAATTAACCTCGAGATTAAACCAAGTGACAGGAAGTATATCAACTTTGCAAAGCAAAGCAACAAGGTTTGAACAATTTCACAGCAGTCAAAACACTCGGTTATCAAATATCGAAAGTCGTCTTTCTAGTGCTTCATCATCTCTGACAAACATAAAGAACGATTTAAAAAAGAGATATTCTG GTGTTATTCGTTTGACAAATGGTGGAAGAACCTATGGAAGAGTTGAGGTGTACCACAATGGGGCTTGGGGAACAGTATGTGACGATGGTTGGGATACCAGTGATGCCCAAGTAGCCTGTCGTATGATGGGACTTAG CGGTGGGACTGCTAGGGGTTCAGCTTACTATGGACAGGGAACAGGGACTATCTGGCTTGACGATCTGGGCTGCACGGGATACGAACCATCTCTGTTCGCCTGCCGTCATCTAACCATTGGAAGTCATAACTGTAATCATGGTGAAGATGCTGGTGTTTCCTGCAGCAATTGA